ATGCATTCGACATTGCAGACGCAGTGGTCGAGTCGTCTCCGGGTGTGCCCACGCTGGATACCAATGGCAATGAGATTCCGGCAGGGCTGAGTGAGTTCAAATATGTGCGTCTTACCGATGCAGTTGCCGGTGACAGCGCATCCGGCCTGGGCGAAATATCCGCTGAGATTGACGCGGTCTCGGCAGTGCGTCCGGCTATTACCATTGGTGAGGCAAAGCATATTGACTCAGGGGACTATGCTCTGATTACTGAAGCGGTCGTGACAGCAGTCTTCTCAGACAAGTTCTATATAGAGTCTCCAGATAGAACGGCTGCGATTAGAGTGGACTATGACACCTCCGCTGCAGTCGACGGAAAATATGTGGAAGTGGGAGATAAGCTCACAATTACAGGGCATGTGTCTATAAGCGACGGTCATTACATACTCCCTGATCCGATGTTTTCGTGCACATCTCTCATAGATATGGATTCACAGCCAAAGCCGCTCGGGATGACACTTAAGTCTCTGGAGTCCGACATGGCCTATGGGATGCTCATACGAACTTGGGGAAAGGTGACGGACAGCGATCAGGGATACTGCATAATCTCGGATGGGGCGGCCAATGCGCGCGTTGTGTGGACAGACGAAAGTTACAGCCTGCCGGAGGATTATGATTATGTGGTTGTCTCCGGTATATGCGACAGGGAGGAGGGTGATACGCTCATACGGGTAGTCGATCCGCAATCTGACATCGAATTATATCAGTCACAAACAAATTAAGCACAAGGAGAAAAAGAATGAAGAGGGTTGTAAAGACTCTTATTTTGGTCATGCTGGCCATGTTTGTATCATCGAGCGTAAATGCAAGCGTGCTGACTGCCGCCGGTTACTCGGTGACGGACATTACAATTGATATGCCTGCTTCAGCGTTTTTGGGTGGATTCGATATTCTGCCCAACGGCAATTATGTGATTAATGACGGTTGTTCGATCCGTGAAGTGAAGCGGGACGGCACGGCAGGACAGACATTCTATTCATACGAGACGGCCGTATACGGATCATTTGTGAGAGTGAACAACGGCACACTCTATTTCAGCGATTCGAGTACAGAGAGCAGCAGGATAATGTCTATGTCGCTTTCAGGTGGGTCTGCCACCACTCTCACCACACTCTCCGGCAACTATGATATGGACTTTGCCGGCAATGATGCGTTCGTTGTTGCAGGCAACAGTATCTATAAACTGGGGACAGACGGCAGTCTGGACACAATCGCGACTGCTGACGGCTACTCCGGCCCGCTGGCATTTGACGGCGAGGGCAATCTATATTATGCGCCCGGTCATGTCGCCAGTGATTATTCTTCACTGCCTACAGAGGTGCTTAAGTGGACAAGCAGTCAGGTTGCATCTGCAGTCGGCGCTGGTGTGCTTGGTGAGGCCGACGCCGAAGCGGTTGCTCAAATCGATGGAGCATATGGTTTTGCATTCGATTCGGGCGGCAATTTGCTGATTACCGACAACTCTTCCACTCCCGCAGTAAATATACTCGAAGACGGCACTGTAAGCACCATCGCTGAATTCAGCGCCGATAATACATATTATCCCTACCTGACATTCGTTCGCAGCCGCTCTGAAGGCCAGATTGCTGTCGGCTGCAGTTATTATGATTCGACGTGGAACAGCCATACTCTTATCTGTGAACTGCAGGCCGTCCCCGAACCATCTTCTATGATAGCTTTGTTCTCTATGCTAGGCTTTGCCGCATCTTCAAGGCTCCTCCGCCGCGGCAAGTGACACCACAAACCGGGGTCCGTGCGCAACGGACCCCCCTCTATGTCAGGGCAAACGCACGAGTAACGAAAGTATGAACAACGATGGTTTGTTTGAACACCATCACAAAACATTTATACATGTGTTCGCCCTGATCTCTATGTTTGCACAGCCCTGATAACGTTGTATAATATGGCAATCGTTACAGGAGGGCAGGCTTGGATAGAAAACCCATCATAGGAATAACTCTCGGTGATCCGGCGGGCATCGGACCGGAGATTGTGCTTGGTGCGCTGGAAAATGAGGAGATATA
The DNA window shown above is from bacterium and carries:
- a CDS encoding PEP-CTERM sorting domain-containing protein (PEP-CTERM proteins occur, often in large numbers, in the proteomes of bacteria that also encode an exosortase, a predicted intramembrane cysteine proteinase. The presence of a PEP-CTERM domain at a protein's C-terminus predicts cleavage within the sorting domain, followed by covalent anchoring to some some component of the (usually Gram-negative) cell surface. Many PEP-CTERM proteins exhibit an unusual sequence composition that includes large numbers of potential glycosylation sites. Expression of one such protein has been shown restore the ability of a bacterium to form floc, a type of biofilm.), yielding MKRVVKTLILVMLAMFVSSSVNASVLTAAGYSVTDITIDMPASAFLGGFDILPNGNYVINDGCSIREVKRDGTAGQTFYSYETAVYGSFVRVNNGTLYFSDSSTESSRIMSMSLSGGSATTLTTLSGNYDMDFAGNDAFVVAGNSIYKLGTDGSLDTIATADGYSGPLAFDGEGNLYYAPGHVASDYSSLPTEVLKWTSSQVASAVGAGVLGEADAEAVAQIDGAYGFAFDSGGNLLITDNSSTPAVNILEDGTVSTIAEFSADNTYYPYLTFVRSRSEGQIAVGCSYYDSTWNSHTLICELQAVPEPSSMIALFSMLGFAASSRLLRRGK